The sequence GCGGCCCGGCTGCAAAAGGCCGCATCCCCGTTCATTTGGCTGTAGGTATAAGAAGACCTTACGGTGGTATCTGCCCATTGCCTGTATCCCAAAGAGCTGGTGGCCACATCAACACCCAGGCTATCCCCCCACTGCAAAGCCGCCACCCACCAATCCTCTTCTTGATAGATGTCCGCACGAGTCCCATTGTAGGAATAATATTTTTCTGTCTTAGCCAGCACGAAATCGGCATTGTAGGCGCTGCCTATCAGGGATCCGCTCTTATATCCGCCGACAATGGAGAGCATCCCGGTGCCGTGGTTGGTTTGTTCCCTGGTGATGTCCTGATCCAATTCAAAGGAAGTGATGCTGTCTGGCCTATGATAAGACAAGGTATCACCGTACTGGTCTCGTGCAGGAACAGTCCTCTGAAAATCCCGTTCGGCCACCACGCTGGTCCTTAAGAGGGTCTCGTGCTGGCGGTCAAAACCGGTGTCAATGATCAGGATCCGGATGCCGCTGCCGGTGTAGCCTTTGGCGTGGAGTTGGTCTATGTTCAACATTTTTATCTGGGCATCGGAAGAACCATAATCCAGGGCCGGCAGTGATTTTGGGCTGACCGGCTTGGCGGTTTTAAAGTCGTTTTCGGCCTTAAATCGGGCCACCAGATCGAGCTTGGAGACATATGGCAGCTGAACAAGATTTGTTATTTGGTCGGCGCTGGCCACAATGCTGACTGCGTTCAACCAGGGGCTGACCACCCTCAACTTGGCCCCGGAATTCTTGATGGCCTCAATGTACTTGCCTGATACCGGCAGGTCGCCAAAACTAAGGGCCCGGCCCAGCTTCTGGCGGCGGTCCAGGGATCTTTTCTCCAGTGTACTTTTGTAAACTGAACCCTGTTTGTCGGCCAAAGTCACCCAACAAACATATTCTGTTCCCTTGGCTCCCCGGCCGATGGCCTGCTGCAGGGAAGGGGAGATCTTCTGGGCCGAAGCCGGAGCATTGAACAGCAGGGCTGAAATACCCGCCAGGATCAGCATCTGAATTTTTGCGGTTTTCATTCGGCACCGATCTTTATTCTATTGATCTTATTGTTAATGGAAAAACACCCCCGGTTAAACGGCAAAACACCGAAGACCATGGTTTTTCTTCGGTGTCATTTCTTTTTGCCGAACAACCCCCCCAAAACCCCTTTCTTTTCCGGTTCGGGCTTGGGCGGTTCCGCCGCCACAGGCTTGGGCGCCGGAACGGGAGC is a genomic window of bacterium containing:
- a CDS encoding S8 family serine peptidase, producing MKTAKIQMLILAGISALLFNAPASAQKISPSLQQAIGRGAKGTEYVCWVTLADKQGSVYKSTLEKRSLDRRQKLGRALSFGDLPVSGKYIEAIKNSGAKLRVVSPWLNAVSIVASADQITNLVQLPYVSKLDLVARFKAENDFKTAKPVSPKSLPALDYGSSDAQIKMLNIDQLHAKGYTGSGIRILIIDTGFDRQHETLLRTSVVAERDFQRTVPARDQYGDTLSYHRPDSITSFELDQDITREQTNHGTGMLSIVGGYKSGSLIGSAYNADFVLAKTEKYYSYNGTRADIYQEEDWWVAALQWGDSLGVDVATSSLGYRQWADTTVRSSYTYSQMNGDAAFCSRAADSAVSRGIVVLNSNGNVSTNTRPDTCIVAPADGDSVIAVGGVRATDRLWANPSIGDGASTGPAADSIKIQRFGGADSVLIRRIKPDVAAAWQTYYANNRDTVNYSQIVTSTGTSGACALTAGLCALLLEAHPSWGPKQVMDALKHSGSNRYTVETYLAHPESIGTDQSQFAAITSGHRYYIDNNNGTVLDLYDAYRIGWGIPDWLASLNYTAPEVVLPESDQLLEPYPNPAKPDAAGIYLPYFLARDSYNVSIRVYTLDGRMLRQMDYGTQLAGEYPGQRQPRPSSLPVTGGNPGGYWDLKDDKGKPAPSGLYLVILSTGWNQSVKKVEVVR